The Cyclobacteriaceae bacterium genome includes a region encoding these proteins:
- a CDS encoding isoleucine--tRNA ligase codes for MSAKYKEYKELNFAKVADEMLAFWKDESIFEKSISNRDGKQTFTFYEGPPSANGTPGIHHVMGRTVKDIFCRFKTLQGFQVKRKGGWDTHGLPVELQVEKELGITKDDIGKKISIEEYNRKCRETVMKYKDQWDDVTLKMGYWVDLKDPYITYNNEYIETLWWILKQFYNKGLLYKGFTIQPYSPSDGTGLSSHELNQPGCYKEVKDTTVVAQFKVVTDSKSEFLFKGNTDVFVLAWTTTPWTLPSNTALAVGAKINYVQVNTFNPYTFKSVSVILAKDLLGKYFSDKNKDLKLEDYKSGDKSIPFQIVQEFTGKQLVGIRYEQLMPYINPMYDADKAFQIVAGDFVTTEDGTGVVHISPTFGADDFRVAKQNGIPPMTLKDELGNETPTVDKKGKFVSQIGAKLKEGVAAFKIKTHKPLGADDFYVKNYTDEDETNPDYKNTDVIISIILKEENKAFKVEKYEHTYPHSWRTDKPVLYYPLDAWFIKTTAMKDRMVALNKTINWKPESTGTGRFGNWLENLVDWNLSRSRYWGTPLPIWRTKDGKEEICIGSIQELTSEIEKANKAGHKNPKFDYKNESFDLHRPYVDEIVLISPTGQPMYRETDLIDVWFDSGAMPYAQWGLNQEKLKAGDKFPFNDGFKGAYPADFIAEGVDQTRGWFFTLHAVASMLYDSVAFKNVISNGLVLDKNGNKMSKRTGNVVNPFSTLEKFGPDVVRWYMMENAPPWDNLKFDMEGLAETQRRFFGTLMNTYSFFALYANIDGYEKDEMKLVAFKDQSVLDRWIISKLQTLVEEVTASYNDHDPTKAARAIQEFVNDHLSNWYVRLNRKRFWQPSSSAASAKNQASLSEDKKAAYETLYECLMVVGQLMSPIAPFYSEFLYRNLTDSIRDKAIKNNTPLRHESVHHSDLVKAEKARIDSELEKSMEYAQRICSLVHSIRKNSKIKVRTPLQKVLLPVLDEKFAQRIKGVEDIIKSEVNVKSIEYIDDASGLLVKKVKPNFAKLGKQYGSRMKEVSAVINALSKDEISALDKRGTFSKDGFDLVLEDVLISSEDVPGWAVATENGLTVALDISITEELKKEGIARDFVNRVQNLRKDMGLEVLDKIGIEVQKDGVTDALSEFSDYIRTETQALSLELKSEVADGTEVDMDEFVLKVKISLKK; via the coding sequence ATGAGTGCGAAGTACAAAGAATACAAGGAACTGAATTTTGCGAAAGTTGCAGATGAAATGTTAGCGTTCTGGAAAGACGAGAGCATTTTTGAGAAATCGATTTCTAATCGCGACGGTAAGCAAACCTTTACATTTTATGAAGGCCCACCATCTGCCAACGGTACACCCGGCATTCACCATGTTATGGGTCGAACAGTAAAAGATATTTTTTGCCGATTCAAGACGCTGCAAGGATTTCAGGTAAAAAGAAAAGGTGGCTGGGATACGCATGGTCTTCCGGTTGAGCTTCAGGTTGAAAAAGAACTTGGCATCACAAAAGATGATATCGGCAAGAAGATATCAATCGAGGAATATAACAGGAAGTGTCGCGAAACGGTTATGAAATATAAGGATCAGTGGGACGATGTCACTCTGAAAATGGGGTATTGGGTGGATTTAAAGGATCCATACATTACTTATAATAATGAGTACATCGAAACACTCTGGTGGATCCTGAAGCAATTTTATAACAAAGGACTGCTATATAAAGGATTTACTATCCAACCGTATTCACCATCAGATGGAACTGGACTTAGTTCACATGAATTGAATCAACCTGGTTGTTATAAAGAAGTAAAGGATACTACGGTTGTTGCTCAGTTTAAGGTGGTCACGGACAGCAAATCAGAGTTCCTTTTCAAGGGGAATACGGATGTGTTTGTATTAGCATGGACCACTACCCCATGGACACTTCCATCCAATACTGCCCTGGCTGTAGGAGCGAAGATCAACTATGTTCAGGTTAATACGTTCAACCCATACACTTTCAAATCTGTAAGCGTAATCCTTGCTAAAGATCTTTTAGGAAAATATTTTTCCGACAAGAATAAAGATTTGAAACTTGAGGACTATAAGTCCGGCGATAAATCAATTCCATTTCAGATCGTTCAGGAATTTACAGGAAAGCAATTAGTTGGAATTCGCTACGAGCAATTAATGCCATATATAAACCCAATGTATGATGCCGATAAAGCATTTCAGATTGTTGCTGGTGATTTTGTAACGACAGAAGACGGAACGGGTGTTGTACATATCTCACCAACATTCGGAGCGGATGACTTCAGGGTTGCTAAGCAAAATGGAATTCCCCCAATGACATTGAAAGATGAACTTGGTAATGAAACCCCAACCGTTGATAAAAAAGGAAAATTCGTAAGTCAGATCGGAGCGAAACTAAAAGAGGGAGTTGCTGCATTTAAAATCAAAACACACAAACCTCTCGGTGCAGATGATTTCTATGTAAAGAACTATACTGATGAGGATGAAACAAATCCCGATTATAAGAATACGGATGTTATCATATCGATCATCTTAAAGGAAGAGAACAAAGCTTTCAAAGTAGAAAAATACGAACACACGTATCCCCACTCATGGCGTACTGATAAGCCAGTATTGTATTATCCATTGGATGCCTGGTTTATCAAAACAACCGCGATGAAAGATCGCATGGTGGCTTTAAACAAGACTATCAATTGGAAACCCGAATCTACCGGAACGGGAAGATTTGGTAACTGGCTTGAAAATCTTGTAGACTGGAATTTATCTCGCTCAAGATATTGGGGCACTCCGTTACCAATCTGGAGAACCAAGGATGGCAAGGAGGAGATATGTATAGGATCAATTCAGGAACTAACATCGGAAATAGAAAAAGCAAACAAAGCAGGACATAAAAATCCGAAGTTTGATTACAAGAACGAATCGTTTGATCTTCACCGTCCCTACGTCGATGAGATTGTATTAATTAGCCCTACCGGTCAACCTATGTACCGTGAGACAGACCTCATCGATGTTTGGTTTGACTCCGGTGCCATGCCCTATGCTCAGTGGGGCCTGAATCAGGAAAAATTGAAAGCGGGAGATAAGTTTCCATTCAACGATGGCTTCAAAGGCGCTTATCCGGCGGATTTCATTGCTGAAGGTGTGGATCAGACACGTGGATGGTTTTTTACTCTTCACGCCGTGGCGTCGATGCTATACGATAGCGTCGCATTTAAGAATGTAATTTCCAATGGTCTTGTGCTTGACAAGAATGGCAATAAGATGTCCAAGCGTACAGGGAATGTTGTGAATCCTTTCTCAACGCTTGAGAAGTTCGGCCCTGATGTCGTGCGTTGGTACATGATGGAAAATGCACCACCTTGGGACAATCTGAAATTTGATATGGAAGGCCTTGCGGAAACGCAGCGCCGCTTCTTTGGAACATTGATGAATACGTATTCATTCTTTGCACTGTATGCGAATATCGATGGATATGAGAAAGATGAAATGAAACTGGTTGCTTTTAAGGATCAATCAGTACTTGATCGTTGGATCATTTCTAAACTTCAGACGCTTGTTGAAGAAGTTACAGCATCATACAATGATCATGATCCGACAAAGGCGGCCCGGGCCATTCAGGAATTTGTAAACGATCATCTTTCAAATTGGTATGTCCGACTGAATCGTAAACGTTTCTGGCAGCCATCATCCAGCGCAGCTTCAGCAAAAAATCAGGCCTCTCTTTCTGAGGACAAAAAAGCGGCATATGAAACTCTTTATGAGTGTCTGATGGTGGTTGGTCAACTGATGTCACCGATCGCTCCTTTCTATTCAGAGTTTTTATACAGAAATCTGACAGATTCAATTCGTGACAAAGCAATTAAAAATAACACTCCACTTCGTCATGAGTCCGTTCATCATTCTGATCTTGTGAAGGCAGAAAAAGCCCGCATCGATTCAGAACTTGAAAAATCAATGGAGTATGCGCAACGCATCTGTTCATTGGTTCACTCCATCCGTAAGAACAGCAAAATTAAAGTCCGCACGCCGCTACAGAAAGTATTATTGCCAGTATTGGACGAGAAATTTGCCCAGCGCATTAAAGGAGTAGAAGACATCATCAAATCAGAAGTTAATGTAAAATCAATCGAATACATTGATGATGCATCAGGTCTTCTGGTGAAAAAAGTGAAGCCCAACTTTGCCAAACTTGGCAAGCAGTATGGATCTCGCATGAAAGAAGTATCTGCAGTCATCAATGCTCTTTCAAAGGATGAAATCAGTGCATTGGATAAAAGAGGAACGTTTTCAAAAGATGGTTTTGATCTCGTGCTGGAAGATGTACTCATCAGTTCAGAAGATGTTCCGGGTTGGGCTGTTGCTACCGAGAACGGACTGACTGTTGCTTTGGATATTTCGATCACTGAAGAGTTGAAGAAAGAGGGTATTGCGCGTGATTTTGTAAATCGCGTTCAGAATCTTCGTAAGGATATGGGACTCGAAGTGCTTGACAAGATTGGAATTGAAGTTCAAAAGGATGGAGTGACGGATGCTCTGAGCGAATTCAGTGATTATATCCGTACGGAGACTCAGGCTCTCAGTCTTGAGTTAAAATCAGAAGTTGCTGATGGAACCGAAGTAGACATGGATGAGTTTGTATTGAAGGTGAAAATCAGTTTAAAGAAATAG
- a CDS encoding MMPL family transporter, producing MVIIAIITAIMGYYATKVEMSYDFTRTVPPNDPDMVFLNKFKEQFGEDGNIIAVGFKDSSIYKLENFQKFRKLSDDLKKIDGVNDVLSLPVLKILLKDTAQNKFYASPLFPSEITSQLALDSLLNEAKKQKIYMGQLVNSDNGATMMIVSVQKGVANSVRRVELINSLNALGDEFSKSTGIQIRYAGLPFIRSVVALQVKSELAFFTYMSAIVTGLIMLLFFRSVRAVLFSLVMIGVMVVWTLGTISLFGFKITLLSGLISPVIVTIGITNAIYLLNKYHLEFVKQRNKVEAIRIVVQRMGLATFLTNLTVAIGFLTLLSTDIVILREFGVVAGLNIIALFFVSLVMIPGILTWLPEPTSKHLHHLNFRFMNWFVKTIDLLVTRARPAIYITTIAVVVISVIGMMKLEAVSFMVDDLPEESQVKKDLKFFEANFSGIMPIEFMVDTHKRRGLLQVNTLKKVEKFESFIDSIKLISPPVSLVSFVKASKQAFYNNNPDYYTIPTNAEKGFILRYMRGQTDNSGLLKSFADSTFQKMRISAQMADIGSNRMDSLITGVINPRIKEIFKAEGKDSVSVNVTGTSVLFIKGNKYLVNDLWKSLILAFILITLSMAALFANVRMIVISLIPNLIALMITAGIMGYFHIPLKASTALIFSITFGISVDNSIRFLAKYRQELLSSGFFVPRSVSESILETGKAIIYTSIVLFAGFIIFTFSDFGGTIALGVLTSTTLVISMFTNLILLPALILTFDKPKKNTGEKLLIDDIDPTFYGETEDEEIDLSKIKISDRRGSFE from the coding sequence ATGGTAATTATTGCCATTATCACAGCGATAATGGGGTATTATGCCACAAAAGTGGAGATGAGCTATGACTTCACCAGGACCGTTCCTCCCAACGATCCTGACATGGTTTTTCTCAATAAATTCAAGGAACAATTTGGTGAGGATGGTAACATCATTGCAGTAGGTTTTAAGGACAGCTCTATCTACAAGCTTGAGAACTTCCAAAAGTTCAGAAAGCTAAGTGACGACCTTAAGAAAATTGATGGCGTGAATGATGTTTTATCACTTCCGGTTCTCAAGATCCTTTTAAAAGACACTGCTCAAAACAAGTTCTATGCGTCTCCTCTTTTTCCATCAGAGATAACTTCACAATTAGCGCTGGATAGTCTGCTAAACGAAGCAAAAAAGCAGAAGATTTATATGGGCCAATTGGTTAACTCCGACAATGGCGCAACCATGATGATCGTTTCTGTGCAGAAAGGTGTTGCCAACTCGGTTCGGAGAGTGGAACTCATCAATTCATTAAATGCATTGGGAGATGAATTTTCAAAATCTACCGGCATTCAGATTCGTTATGCGGGCTTGCCTTTCATTCGATCAGTAGTTGCTCTTCAGGTAAAAAGTGAATTAGCATTCTTCACATACATGTCGGCCATTGTAACGGGTCTGATTATGCTGTTGTTCTTCAGGTCTGTAAGAGCAGTATTATTTTCATTAGTGATGATAGGTGTTATGGTAGTATGGACATTGGGTACCATTTCGCTTTTTGGATTCAAGATCACATTATTAAGCGGTCTGATCTCACCGGTCATTGTTACGATTGGAATAACGAATGCTATTTATCTTTTAAATAAATATCACCTTGAATTTGTCAAGCAAAGGAATAAGGTTGAAGCTATCAGAATAGTTGTTCAGAGGATGGGGCTTGCTACATTCCTTACAAACCTTACCGTGGCAATCGGCTTCCTTACATTATTGTCAACTGATATTGTAATACTTCGTGAGTTTGGTGTGGTGGCTGGACTAAACATCATTGCTTTGTTTTTTGTAAGTCTTGTAATGATTCCGGGAATTTTGACATGGCTACCTGAACCGACTTCAAAGCATCTCCATCATCTGAACTTCAGATTCATGAACTGGTTTGTAAAAACCATTGACCTGCTGGTGACACGAGCCCGCCCTGCTATTTACATTACCACAATCGCTGTCGTTGTCATTTCGGTTATAGGAATGATGAAGCTTGAAGCAGTTTCTTTTATGGTGGATGATCTTCCGGAGGAAAGTCAGGTGAAGAAAGATTTGAAATTCTTTGAAGCAAACTTCAGCGGCATTATGCCTATTGAGTTCATGGTGGATACCCATAAGCGAAGAGGATTGCTTCAGGTTAATACACTTAAAAAAGTTGAAAAGTTTGAATCGTTCATTGATTCGATCAAATTGATCTCACCTCCGGTTTCTTTGGTAAGTTTCGTAAAAGCTTCAAAACAAGCATTCTATAATAACAATCCGGATTACTACACTATTCCTACCAACGCTGAAAAAGGATTTATCCTTCGGTACATGAGGGGACAGACGGATAACAGTGGCCTGTTAAAGTCATTTGCGGATTCCACATTCCAGAAAATGCGGATCAGTGCTCAAATGGCGGATATTGGATCCAACAGGATGGACTCTTTAATAACGGGTGTAATCAACCCAAGAATTAAAGAAATATTCAAAGCGGAAGGAAAGGATTCTGTGAGTGTTAATGTAACTGGCACCTCTGTCCTTTTTATCAAGGGAAATAAATATCTGGTAAATGATCTGTGGAAAAGTCTTATTCTGGCTTTCATTCTAATCACATTGAGCATGGCTGCATTGTTTGCCAATGTTAGAATGATCGTCATTTCATTGATCCCTAACCTGATTGCTTTAATGATCACTGCAGGAATTATGGGATACTTTCATATTCCATTAAAAGCAAGCACAGCATTGATCTTTAGTATCACGTTTGGGATTTCGGTTGATAACTCAATTCGTTTCCTGGCAAAGTACAGACAAGAGTTATTGTCTTCAGGATTTTTTGTGCCTCGTTCAGTAAGTGAAAGTATTCTTGAGACAGGAAAAGCAATTATCTATACATCTATTGTGCTTTTTGCGGGCTTTATCATTTTTACCTTTTCTGATTTTGGCGGAACCATTGCATTGGGTGTTCTCACATCGACAACATTAGTAATATCAATGTTTACAAATCTTATCTTACTGCCGGCTCTGATTTTGACTTTCGATAAACCAAAAAAGAACACGGGTGAGAAACTTTTGATTGATGATATCGATCCTACTTTTTATGGAGAAACAGAAGATGAGGAAATTGATTTAAGTAAAATTAAAATTTCTGATCGAAGAGGTTCATTTGAATAG
- a CDS encoding deoxyguanosinetriphosphate triphosphohydrolase yields MNWKTLLSANRLGQTSTSSESYRSAFEQDYDRIIFSHPFRRLQDKTQVHPLPEHDFVHTRLTHSLEVSSVGRSLGKRVGEKILERHPELNKDFTLFDFGAIVAAASLAHDLGNPPFGHAGEDALSDFFMENTSFRKNMSEPEWTDLTKFEGNAQGFRILNQQEYGMKLTCATLGAFTKYPCAAYFPARNKSKKSQKKFGYFQSEQVLFASLSQQLELIAVQGAWCRHPLAFLVEAADDICYSIIDLEDGCRLGLVSFEETVELLAPILKSKLDRQKLAGDQSLNKKLGTLRALTIGELIDSCTEVFLKHEADIIEGKFDHALADLCEFGGALKKISEVSIQKIYRARQVVEIEAAGHEILPGLLEEFVAAGDMLRKKGKSRKYENLALLFPPEISKAIIQSESDYEMLRQVIDFISGLTDRHALSLFRKIKGISY; encoded by the coding sequence GTGAACTGGAAAACCCTTCTTTCTGCTAATCGTCTTGGACAAACTTCAACATCTTCGGAATCCTATCGAAGTGCTTTTGAGCAGGATTATGATCGGATTATTTTTTCTCATCCTTTCCGGAGACTTCAGGATAAAACACAGGTGCATCCGCTTCCGGAACACGATTTTGTTCATACCCGCCTTACGCACAGCCTGGAGGTTTCAAGTGTAGGTCGTTCGCTTGGCAAGCGGGTAGGAGAGAAGATACTTGAACGTCATCCTGAATTAAATAAGGATTTTACTCTTTTTGATTTTGGTGCCATTGTAGCGGCAGCATCCCTTGCACATGATCTTGGCAATCCTCCCTTTGGACACGCCGGTGAAGATGCATTATCAGATTTCTTCATGGAGAATACTTCGTTCAGGAAGAATATGAGCGAGCCTGAATGGACTGATCTAACAAAGTTTGAAGGAAATGCCCAGGGCTTTCGTATTCTGAATCAACAGGAATATGGAATGAAGCTTACATGTGCAACGCTGGGAGCTTTTACAAAATATCCTTGTGCCGCTTACTTCCCGGCACGCAATAAATCAAAAAAGAGTCAGAAGAAGTTTGGATACTTTCAAAGTGAACAGGTATTGTTTGCAAGTCTTTCGCAACAGTTAGAATTAATTGCTGTTCAGGGAGCGTGGTGTCGTCATCCACTTGCATTTCTTGTAGAAGCTGCGGATGACATATGCTATAGTATCATTGATCTTGAAGATGGATGCCGTTTAGGTCTTGTAAGCTTCGAGGAAACTGTTGAATTGCTTGCTCCGATATTGAAGTCAAAGCTTGATAGGCAAAAGCTTGCTGGTGATCAAAGTCTGAATAAGAAACTTGGAACGCTTCGTGCGCTAACGATTGGTGAATTGATTGATTCATGTACGGAAGTTTTTCTGAAACATGAAGCAGATATCATAGAAGGAAAATTTGATCATGCCCTGGCTGACCTTTGTGAATTTGGCGGAGCGCTAAAGAAAATAAGTGAAGTGAGTATTCAAAAGATTTATCGTGCAAGACAGGTTGTTGAGATTGAAGCTGCAGGTCATGAAATTCTTCCTGGACTATTGGAAGAATTCGTTGCGGCCGGAGACATGCTTCGCAAAAAAGGAAAATCAAGGAAGTATGAAAACCTCGCGCTCCTTTTCCCACCCGAGATAAGCAAAGCTATTATTCAAAGTGAAAGTGATTATGAGATGCTCCGCCAGGTGATAGATTTCATTTCTGGTCTCACAGATCGTCATGCGCTTTCGTTATTCAGAAAGATCAAAGGAATCTCATATTGA
- a CDS encoding biotin/lipoyl-binding protein: MYKATVNGKSFEIVTEAESWLVNGNPLSWDVSSLGEGHYHIIYNNKGFQAELVKLDREAKTIDLKINGIKYTLQLRDKFDLLLEKMGMNATTAGKVNVIKAPMPGLIIDLRIKPGDVVKAGDALLVLEAMKMENIIKAPNEGTVKSVKIKKGDTVEKNQLLIEF, translated from the coding sequence ATGTATAAAGCTACGGTTAACGGTAAATCATTCGAAATTGTAACAGAAGCAGAAAGCTGGCTGGTAAATGGAAATCCACTTTCATGGGATGTAAGTTCACTGGGCGAAGGTCATTATCATATAATCTATAATAACAAGGGTTTTCAGGCGGAATTAGTGAAGTTGGATCGCGAAGCAAAAACGATTGATCTTAAGATCAATGGAATAAAGTACACACTTCAGCTTCGTGACAAATTTGATTTATTACTGGAAAAGATGGGAATGAATGCAACGACCGCCGGAAAGGTGAACGTTATCAAGGCTCCTATGCCGGGTTTAATCATTGATTTAAGAATAAAACCAGGAGATGTTGTGAAGGCGGGAGATGCATTGCTTGTGCTGGAAGCAATGAAAATGGAAAATATTATCAAAGCACCGAATGAAGGCACTGTGAAAAGTGTTAAGATCAAAAAAGGTGATACAGTGGAAAAAAATCAGCTGTTGATAGAGTTTTGA
- a CDS encoding co-chaperone GroES: protein MKLTSDNKLKKLIVVGDRVLIRPTKESDRTDSGLYLPASVQEKEKIQKGYVLKVGPGYPLPMPTDEDDAWRGKEDSIKYLPLQAHEGDLAIFLQKGAIEVMYENEKYYIVPQASILMLEREEDL from the coding sequence ATGAAACTGACTTCCGATAATAAGCTCAAAAAATTAATTGTTGTAGGTGACCGCGTGTTGATCCGTCCAACAAAAGAATCTGACAGGACTGATAGCGGTCTTTATCTTCCGGCAAGCGTCCAGGAAAAAGAAAAAATCCAGAAGGGATATGTATTGAAGGTTGGCCCCGGATACCCACTGCCGATGCCAACCGACGAAGATGATGCCTGGAGAGGCAAAGAAGATTCTATAAAATATTTACCACTTCAGGCACATGAGGGCGATCTGGCAATCTTTCTGCAAAAAGGTGCTATTGAGGTTATGTATGAGAACGAGAAATATTATATCGTACCACAAGCCTCAATTTTGATGCTAGAGCGGGAGGAGGATTTATAA
- a CDS encoding acyltransferase family protein — protein MNINSNDLSTRRHDLDWLRLIAIVILLFFHTGMWFNKWEWHVKNAETSVSFNYWMVWLHFWRMPLLLFISGAGTYMALGKRTPKQFAGERFKRLFIPLVFGMFVIVPPQIYYEHIGEYNGYWDFYKTVFDFKPYPKGSFSWHHLWFIIYLLVFSLMALPFLNYLRSERSTGFREKAYQILSRPVTILLVPSTIILITQIILRPYFPDETHDFKDLGYFVFYFCFFLFGILCYSNPNLWEAIGINRKYLLIAAVISLIPFYIIYFHFRELIQLPGTIDQVETAFDVVAIFVSWFTVITIIAYGQHYLNKPHPWLKYFNEGLYPFYILHQTVIIAIGYYICQLDWSIAAKFFSISFLTLFSCVLFYAVFIQSNNVGRFLFGLKKKEK, from the coding sequence ATGAACATTAATTCTAATGACTTGTCCACCCGCCGTCACGATTTAGACTGGCTGCGGCTCATCGCAATTGTCATCCTTCTATTTTTCCACACAGGTATGTGGTTTAATAAATGGGAGTGGCATGTAAAGAATGCAGAAACCTCTGTCAGTTTCAACTACTGGATGGTGTGGTTGCATTTCTGGAGAATGCCATTGCTTCTTTTTATCTCTGGTGCGGGCACATACATGGCGTTGGGCAAAAGAACTCCAAAACAATTTGCGGGGGAGCGTTTCAAGCGACTTTTTATTCCCCTCGTTTTTGGAATGTTTGTAATCGTTCCTCCTCAGATTTATTACGAGCATATCGGTGAGTATAACGGCTATTGGGATTTTTATAAGACCGTTTTTGATTTTAAACCCTATCCAAAAGGAAGTTTCAGCTGGCATCATCTCTGGTTCATTATCTATCTTCTGGTTTTTTCGTTGATGGCTCTTCCTTTTTTGAATTATCTGCGCTCAGAACGATCTACTGGCTTCAGGGAAAAGGCATACCAGATTTTATCACGCCCGGTAACCATTCTATTGGTGCCATCGACGATCATTTTGATAACACAGATTATTTTAAGACCTTATTTTCCTGATGAGACACATGATTTTAAAGATCTTGGTTACTTCGTTTTTTATTTCTGTTTTTTCCTTTTTGGAATTCTATGCTATTCGAATCCGAATTTATGGGAAGCTATCGGTATAAATAGAAAATATCTTTTAATTGCTGCCGTGATCAGCCTTATTCCATTTTATATAATCTATTTCCATTTCAGAGAGCTCATTCAGCTTCCGGGAACAATAGATCAGGTGGAAACGGCTTTCGACGTAGTTGCAATTTTTGTAAGTTGGTTTACCGTAATCACAATCATTGCTTATGGTCAACACTATCTTAATAAACCTCATCCATGGTTGAAATATTTTAACGAAGGATTGTACCCGTTTTATATTCTCCATCAAACGGTCATTATAGCAATCGGTTATTACATCTGCCAGCTGGACTGGAGTATCGCGGCAAAATTCTTCTCAATCAGTTTCCTGACGTTATTCAGTTGCGTACTATTTTATGCAGTGTTTATCCAAAGTAATAATGTAGGAAGGTTTCTATTTGGATTGAAGAAAAAGGAAAAATGA
- a CDS encoding GNAT family N-acetyltransferase, protein MHFTISPANLSDAAELDRLVNAAYRGDSSRQGWTTEADLLDGTRTEISVIEETLRKPGSMILKYVEDGKIQGCMELRNEGAKLYLGMLTVLPNLQGKGIGKELLKAAETEAKKQNCNSIHMTVISVRTELIDWYVRHGYEKGGLKPFNIPDDRFGLPKKQLEFLSLEKKIA, encoded by the coding sequence ATGCACTTCACAATTTCACCTGCTAACCTATCTGATGCTGCCGAACTCGACAGGCTGGTTAATGCTGCTTACCGTGGGGATAGTTCCCGACAAGGCTGGACCACGGAAGCCGATCTTCTTGATGGCACACGAACTGAGATTTCGGTAATCGAGGAGACTCTTCGCAAACCAGGATCCATGATTCTTAAATATGTAGAAGATGGAAAAATCCAGGGCTGCATGGAATTACGAAACGAAGGAGCAAAATTGTATTTAGGAATGCTGACCGTTCTTCCCAATCTACAGGGAAAAGGAATTGGAAAAGAGTTATTAAAGGCGGCTGAGACCGAAGCAAAAAAGCAAAATTGCAATTCGATTCATATGACTGTAATCTCAGTTCGAACAGAGCTTATCGATTGGTACGTGAGGCATGGCTATGAAAAAGGGGGACTGAAGCCTTTTAATATCCCTGATGATCGTTTCGGTTTACCGAAAAAACAACTGGAGTTCTTATCTCTGGAGAAGAAAATCGCTTAG
- a CDS encoding AraC family transcriptional regulator, with product MSGVVHYRIDLWAVFIFLGIVQAMFLSLFFLSKENRKIQSNLFHGFLLIVVACCILEIFLMYTGYIIHCFYLVDFSEPLSLLIGPFTFLMIISLIRGSIRKVDYLHLLPAVLYAFYLIPFLILPEDAKYNSWLGAYHPELSFRDFDYPYDADILGIRNFITEITIASIFIYAILCLVETYKIFRRKKDSFLKPKSSTLRILQWHVFQLFSSVVFIVIVKLNNPDDTGDHIFAGFIAITIYTTSFSVIRNSGFFKPAILLEQQKYKTSSLTEDQSQSILIKLKLVMETEKPFLQPMFSLPDLAQRLSISVHLLSQVINERMERTFFELLAEYRVEEAKRLLKEKMNLKVEEIAEQVGYHSKSSFNTVFKKLTGKTPSEFRSS from the coding sequence ATGAGTGGCGTAGTTCATTACAGAATTGATCTCTGGGCGGTATTTATATTTCTGGGAATTGTTCAGGCAATGTTCCTTTCCCTTTTCTTTTTGTCAAAGGAGAATCGAAAAATTCAGAGTAATTTATTTCATGGCTTTTTGCTGATTGTGGTAGCGTGCTGCATTCTTGAAATATTCCTGATGTACACCGGCTACATCATTCATTGTTTCTATTTGGTTGATTTTTCGGAACCGCTTTCTCTTTTGATAGGTCCCTTTACTTTCCTGATGATCATAAGCCTGATAAGAGGTTCCATTCGAAAAGTGGATTATCTCCACCTTTTACCTGCAGTGCTTTACGCCTTTTACCTGATTCCGTTTTTGATCTTACCTGAGGATGCAAAGTACAATTCATGGTTAGGCGCATATCATCCTGAGCTCTCTTTTAGGGACTTTGATTATCCTTATGACGCGGACATATTGGGAATACGAAACTTTATTACAGAGATCACAATAGCCTCCATTTTTATTTATGCTATTCTTTGCCTTGTTGAAACATACAAGATCTTTCGAAGAAAAAAAGACTCTTTTCTAAAGCCAAAATCCAGCACGCTAAGAATTTTGCAATGGCATGTATTTCAATTATTCTCTTCTGTAGTTTTTATTGTGATCGTCAAGCTTAATAATCCCGATGATACCGGGGATCATATTTTTGCAGGATTTATTGCGATAACTATTTACACCACAAGTTTTTCAGTCATCCGAAACTCCGGATTTTTTAAACCTGCAATTCTCCTTGAACAGCAGAAGTATAAGACCTCATCGCTGACAGAGGATCAGTCACAAAGTATTCTGATCAAGTTAAAATTAGTCATGGAAACTGAAAAGCCATTTCTTCAGCCAATGTTCTCACTGCCTGACCTGGCACAGCGGCTCTCTATTTCAGTTCATTTACTCTCTCAGGTCATTAATGAAAGGATGGAGAGGACTTTTTTTGAACTATTGGCAGAGTACCGGGTTGAGGAAGCGAAGCGATTGTTGAAAGAAAAAATGAATTTGAAAGTAGAAGAAATTGCAGAGCAGGTAGGCTATCACTCAAAGTCTTCTTTTAATACAGTTTTTAAAAAGCTTACCGGAAAGACGCCGAGCGAGTTTAGATCAAGCTGA